One genomic segment of Flavobacteriaceae bacterium includes these proteins:
- a CDS encoding NACHT domain-containing protein — translation MKSQKLGSDFEIITRDFFVWLFDKIDLRITKDRIQTSGTQDGFDVQIQISKNFISHNIYIECKNYSSGIDMGHIFQKALELETNYPLNNTNDLFIAINSKSIFKNKDNPEKTKHTLNNKFDFHIQLLDTSNGVREIFALNKHFYKEIYGEQPSFIIDEQKLLEKVKSLIFSNEPFKKVHLKESDKFSFLKEIEPTEYFIDRRFSKSRTNYEYFFESETVYNLEELVSNNKRVFILGNPGCGKTTSLKQFALKYWNTGEQNSSTPIFRNLKNFTITDTIEKKLPKQYEKIKNVLLILDGIDEIADIEDFISKLEDFLSSEYVKASQLKCVISCRTNIYESIVKNVSGFSAFFMKDLKPSESLNLLNKLCLNSLSSSDFEQIPDSFLNNPFQIEILATYINKFNGIPTNSAALWETYINERLKIDANGKQKKKKFKSSLIKRQSLKISLVNELMKKNTIDEDSLLEIFKGNDEHLEEFKKSPLLDITTDTKEWYFEHRNIQEYFASKQISKLSAQEMIKFIQISGKKRTHPSLFNSITFLINLLQKDSDKYKTLIEWLIDNEPEILFKADSNRITDDLKVKVFQTYFQRVCIEQTLWIDNNSTYSSNEISLFASCQANYDYLISIIENYKSHHRRTTLSALDLLKYFKIPFNQYEGLKQFLLKKLKTKNTHFDLSLKSMIIRVIYIQKLTVDDDAYLNKVFNCFKNSTHKEFNRSLMNLLLEKDDIEDFYEFIKEEFLLIYKLKERKVEDEVMRGGQYIINQLIFKIKDADKFLDIIKYYFTEDITIHISNEQELFNRIADRIIFNTQNDETFLIKLMSQITNDIRFHTHEKLLKKIITETNSNKQVIEFLLSSFPASKVRYFISSIVNQESIGVICKKLIELKTIDKEIEYWRNNIGNSSHRDLSVKFDNLMQKNGIVFKEPVFTQKKADNQVEKYKRNIQENFDLLFDKKKLKSKIRYLFTKHGKTIDGKKIRDIRRKWWDKNGHWNVIDVQIDVLDQIIFSRNKLSISFKEVSEFLKDDFVLFKKMKQTIEKYDSSNREYVISENQKQIITDWCITQTKAIDFNNVARASGPNSFFILNDYKRIETIFFFQNLFDIELPQAFLLECIKFYEFTKSHDSDEEYAKLKKLVNDENEFNSKIISNIKDGGLVAFSKYKHIKYAVENNLKSVFSEVRTYFKTEHSLYNHREILKQYIIITGDIDLLKECSKKIEEHITWDAINILVDLRKEAEFCIQTAKKYLKLNEDRYRVDALQTLFILNDESALLELIQLLKQGIVPSFGYIKFNNFNNVNDLNQLKILFDLIYKPKFDAFESHTYRNFFNYLITIFSVKEYSFETIQDILVLIKKDLSQKGTDLFYINRLIDDSIDNYINSKSSIYALDKALKTVDALV, via the coding sequence ATGAAGAGTCAAAAATTAGGATCAGATTTTGAGATAATCACTAGAGATTTTTTTGTGTGGTTATTTGATAAAATTGATTTAAGAATAACTAAAGATAGAATTCAAACATCAGGAACACAAGATGGTTTTGATGTTCAAATTCAAATTTCAAAAAACTTTATATCACATAATATCTACATTGAATGTAAGAATTATTCAAGCGGTATTGACATGGGGCATATTTTTCAAAAAGCACTTGAATTAGAAACTAATTATCCATTAAATAACACCAATGATTTGTTCATTGCAATCAATTCAAAATCAATATTCAAGAATAAAGATAACCCTGAGAAAACAAAGCACACACTTAATAATAAATTTGATTTTCATATTCAGCTTTTGGATACCTCAAATGGAGTAAGGGAAATATTTGCTTTAAATAAACATTTTTATAAAGAAATATACGGTGAACAACCAAGTTTTATAATTGATGAGCAAAAGCTTTTAGAAAAGGTTAAAAGCTTGATTTTTAGCAATGAACCCTTTAAGAAAGTTCATTTAAAGGAGTCCGATAAGTTTAGTTTTCTTAAAGAAATAGAACCCACAGAGTACTTTATAGATAGAAGATTCTCAAAGTCCCGAACTAATTATGAATATTTCTTTGAAAGTGAAACGGTTTATAATCTCGAAGAGTTAGTAAGCAATAATAAAAGAGTATTTATTTTGGGTAATCCTGGATGTGGAAAAACAACTTCTCTAAAACAATTTGCACTAAAATATTGGAATACAGGAGAACAAAATAGTTCTACCCCTATTTTTCGTAACCTTAAAAACTTTACTATCACTGATACAATAGAAAAAAAGCTCCCTAAACAATATGAAAAAATTAAAAACGTATTATTGATTTTAGACGGTATTGACGAAATTGCTGATATAGAAGATTTTATTTCTAAACTTGAAGATTTTCTCAGTTCTGAATATGTAAAAGCTAGTCAATTAAAGTGCGTCATAAGTTGCAGAACAAACATTTATGAAAGTATAGTTAAAAATGTTTCTGGCTTTTCTGCTTTTTTCATGAAAGATTTAAAACCTAGTGAATCTTTAAATCTACTCAATAAACTTTGTTTAAATTCTTTATCTAGTTCAGATTTTGAACAAATTCCTGATTCATTTTTGAACAATCCTTTTCAAATAGAGATATTAGCTACATACATAAATAAATTTAATGGTATTCCTACTAATTCAGCCGCTTTGTGGGAAACATATATAAATGAAAGATTAAAAATAGATGCTAATGGTAAACAAAAAAAGAAGAAGTTTAAGTCTTCCTTAATCAAGCGGCAATCTTTAAAAATATCTTTAGTAAACGAACTGATGAAGAAAAATACAATCGATGAAGATTCGCTTTTAGAAATATTTAAAGGTAATGATGAACATTTAGAAGAGTTTAAGAAAAGCCCGTTATTAGATATTACTACCGATACTAAAGAATGGTATTTTGAGCATAGAAATATTCAAGAATATTTTGCATCCAAACAAATATCAAAATTATCTGCCCAAGAGATGATTAAATTTATCCAAATATCAGGTAAAAAACGAACTCATCCTTCACTGTTTAACTCCATTACCTTTTTGATAAACCTATTACAAAAAGATTCTGATAAGTATAAAACACTAATTGAATGGTTAATTGATAATGAACCAGAAATCTTATTTAAAGCAGACAGTAACAGAATTACAGACGATTTAAAAGTTAAAGTTTTTCAAACTTACTTCCAGAGGGTTTGTATTGAACAAACTTTATGGATAGACAATAATAGTACATATTCCTCTAACGAAATTTCACTATTTGCTTCATGTCAAGCAAACTACGATTATTTAATTTCAATAATTGAAAATTATAAAAGCCACCATAGAAGAACGACCCTCTCTGCATTAGATTTATTGAAGTATTTTAAGATTCCTTTTAACCAATATGAAGGACTAAAACAATTCTTACTAAAAAAACTCAAAACAAAAAATACTCACTTTGATTTGAGTTTAAAGTCAATGATTATAAGAGTAATTTATATTCAAAAATTGACAGTCGATGATGATGCATACTTGAATAAAGTATTTAATTGCTTTAAGAATTCCACACACAAAGAGTTCAATAGAAGCTTAATGAACTTATTGCTAGAGAAAGATGACATTGAAGACTTTTATGAATTTATCAAGGAAGAGTTCTTATTGATTTATAAGTTAAAAGAAAGAAAGGTTGAAGATGAGGTAATGAGAGGTGGTCAATACATCATAAATCAATTAATTTTCAAGATAAAAGATGCCGACAAATTCTTAGATATCATTAAATATTATTTTACAGAAGATATCACTATCCATATATCTAATGAACAAGAATTATTTAATAGAATTGCTGATAGAATAATATTTAATACACAAAATGATGAAACTTTTTTAATAAAGTTAATGTCGCAAATAACAAATGATATTAGGTTCCATACCCATGAAAAATTACTTAAAAAAATTATCACCGAGACTAATTCAAATAAGCAAGTAATTGAATTCTTGTTAAGTTCTTTTCCTGCTAGTAAAGTAAGATACTTTATATCAAGTATTGTGAATCAAGAGTCAATCGGTGTCATTTGTAAAAAATTGATAGAATTAAAAACAATAGATAAAGAAATTGAATACTGGCGTAATAATATTGGCAATTCAAGTCATAGAGATTTATCTGTAAAATTTGACAACTTAATGCAGAAAAACGGTATAGTTTTTAAAGAGCCTGTATTCACTCAAAAAAAGGCAGATAACCAAGTAGAAAAATACAAAAGAAATATTCAGGAGAACTTTGATTTACTTTTCGATAAGAAAAAGTTGAAATCAAAAATTAGATATCTTTTCACCAAGCATGGTAAAACAATTGATGGCAAAAAAATTAGAGATATAAGAAGGAAATGGTGGGATAAAAATGGACATTGGAATGTTATTGATGTTCAAATTGATGTTCTTGACCAGATTATTTTTTCAAGAAATAAATTATCTATAAGTTTTAAAGAAGTTTCAGAATTTTTAAAAGATGATTTTGTTCTATTTAAAAAAATGAAGCAAACTATTGAAAAGTATGATAGTTCAAATCGCGAATATGTAATATCTGAAAATCAAAAACAAATAATCACAGATTGGTGTATAACTCAAACTAAAGCTATTGATTTTAATAATGTTGCCAGAGCTTCAGGTCCTAACTCATTTTTTATTTTAAATGATTACAAGAGAATAGAAACAATTTTCTTTTTTCAAAATTTGTTCGATATAGAATTACCTCAAGCTTTTTTGTTAGAATGTATTAAGTTTTACGAGTTCACTAAATCACATGATTCAGATGAAGAGTATGCAAAACTGAAAAAACTCGTTAATGATGAAAACGAATTTAATTCAAAAATAATTTCTAATATAAAAGACGGTGGTTTAGTAGCTTTTTCAAAATATAAACATATAAAATATGCCGTTGAAAATAATTTGAAATCCGTCTTTAGTGAGGTAAGAACATATTTTAAAACAGAACATTCCCTATATAATCATAGAGAAATTTTGAAACAGTATATTATTATTACTGGTGATATCGATTTGCTTAAAGAATGTTCTAAAAAAATAGAAGAGCATATAACTTGGGATGCTATTAATATATTAGTTGATCTTAGAAAAGAAGCGGAATTTTGTATCCAAACAGCAAAGAAGTATCTAAAACTCAATGAAGATAGATATCGAGTTGACGCACTTCAAACTCTTTTTATACTTAATGATGAAAGTGCATTATTAGAATTAATCCAATTATTGAAGCAAGGTATTGTGCCGTCTTTTGGCTACATAAAATTTAATAATTTTAATAACGTAAATGACTTAAATCAACTTAAAATCCTTTTCGATTTAATTTACAAGCCTAAATTTGATGCTTTTGAATCTCATACTTATAGAAACTTTTTTAATTATTTAATTACAATATTTTCTGTGAAAGAATATTCTTTTGAAACAATTCAAGATATTTTAGTTCTGATAAAGAAAGATTTATCTCAAAAAGGAACAGATTTATTTTATATAAATAGGCTTATTGATGATTCTATTGATAATTACATAAACTCAAAATCCTCAATCTACGCATTAGATAAGGCTTTA
- a CDS encoding DDE transposase: MSGFDSWNQKPHCEDYLIYPKNIGEYLSLDEVSLSKGELYTYLTNKNGRSKQGTLVACVKGIKSDDIITAIERIPLEQRKQVKEVTLDMANNMNLTAKICFPNAKIVTDRFHVVKLVTEALQHVRVQHRWKAIEDENKAIEAAKKARKKHKPIVLSNGDTKKQLLARSRYILAKKTNDWTPNQKQRAELLCNLYPNIQQAYKHTLEFRSIYQEKCKVKAKQRFEHWFEDTEKLEFKNFNTAMNSIKHHFNTILNFFYNRNTNANAESFNSKIKLFRANQRGVRDTQFFLFRLEKLFA, translated from the coding sequence ATAAGTGGGTTTGATAGTTGGAATCAAAAGCCCCATTGTGAAGATTATCTTATTTATCCGAAGAATATAGGAGAGTATTTAAGTCTTGATGAAGTAAGTCTATCTAAAGGTGAACTTTATACCTATTTGACCAACAAGAACGGACGAAGTAAACAAGGAACTTTAGTGGCTTGTGTAAAAGGAATTAAAAGTGATGATATTATTACTGCTATTGAAAGAATACCCTTAGAACAACGCAAACAAGTCAAAGAAGTAACTTTAGATATGGCAAATAATATGAATTTAACAGCTAAGATTTGTTTTCCAAATGCTAAAATTGTTACCGATAGATTTCATGTGGTAAAACTGGTAACAGAAGCTTTACAGCATGTTAGAGTACAGCATCGGTGGAAAGCAATAGAAGATGAAAACAAAGCCATTGAAGCTGCTAAAAAAGCAAGGAAGAAACACAAACCCATAGTGCTATCTAATGGTGATACAAAAAAGCAACTTTTGGCTAGAAGTAGATATATTTTAGCTAAAAAGACAAACGATTGGACACCTAATCAAAAACAAAGAGCAGAATTATTATGTAATCTTTATCCAAACATCCAACAAGCCTATAAACACACTTTAGAATTTAGAAGCATTTATCAAGAAAAATGTAAAGTAAAAGCCAAACAACGATTTGAACATTGGTTTGAGGATACAGAAAAATTGGAATTTAAAAATTTCAATACAGCAATGAACAGTATTAAACATCATTTTAATACCATCTTAAACTTTTTTTACAATAGGAATACAAATGCAAATGCAGAGTCTTTTAATTCAAAAATAAAACTCTTTAGAGCCAATCAAAGAGGCGTAAGAGATACACAATTTTTCCTCTTTAGACTTGAAAAATTATTCGCTTAA
- a CDS encoding IS3 family transposase yields MKKGGKHFLQERQEKYQFIKYHKLKFPVEKMCSILKVSRSSYYNWLKCGSSKRWLTNERIMFFIQKIFEDSYHSYVSPRIKKELEKYGYFVSPRRISKLMKLLGLFVRRSYKFRALTDSNHKYPIAPNLLNQNFSVDRENQVWVSDMTYISTKQGWMYLTVIIDLFNRKVVGWSFSKDLTTENTIINAWKMAINKIQITKDLMGQRQFMGIDYFRCIKKDDAFRIISIYPPSRFITSF; encoded by the coding sequence ATTAAAAAAGGCGGTAAGCATTTTCTCCAAGAGCGACAAGAGAAGTATCAATTTATAAAATATCATAAATTGAAATTTCCTGTTGAGAAAATGTGTAGTATTTTAAAAGTAAGTAGAAGTAGTTATTATAATTGGCTTAAGTGTGGTTCTTCAAAACGATGGTTAACAAATGAACGTATTATGTTTTTTATACAAAAAATATTTGAAGATAGTTATCATAGCTATGTATCTCCTAGAATAAAAAAGGAATTAGAAAAGTATGGCTATTTTGTTTCTCCAAGAAGGATCAGTAAGTTGATGAAGTTACTTGGCTTATTTGTAAGGCGGTCTTATAAATTTAGAGCGTTAACAGATTCTAATCATAAATATCCCATAGCACCAAATTTATTAAATCAAAACTTTAGTGTTGATAGAGAAAATCAAGTATGGGTGTCAGATATGACTTATATTTCTACAAAACAAGGCTGGATGTACTTAACTGTAATTATAGATTTGTTTAATAGAAAGGTAGTGGGATGGTCGTTTAGTAAAGACTTAACCACAGAAAATACCATTATCAATGCTTGGAAAATGGCTATTAACAAAATTCAGATTACAAAAGATTTAATGGGTCAACGACAATTTATGGGGATTGATTATTTTAGATGCATAAAAAAAGACGATGCATTTAGAATTATTAGCATCTATCCTCCCTCAAGATTTATTACTTCATTTTGA
- a CDS encoding transposase: MSNPRNFYTKEFKHKAVELSYAKGSIKQTCKDLDISISSLSRWGQELKQYGNKNSFPGKGNLKLTDQEREIIALKKELQDIHLENEILKKAVSIFSKSDKRSINL, translated from the coding sequence ATGTCAAACCCACGAAATTTTTATACCAAAGAATTTAAGCATAAGGCAGTAGAGTTAAGTTATGCAAAAGGTAGTATAAAACAAACTTGTAAAGATTTGGATATTTCCATATCCTCTTTATCTCGCTGGGGTCAAGAATTAAAACAATACGGTAATAAAAATAGTTTTCCTGGTAAAGGGAATTTAAAATTAACAGATCAAGAGCGAGAAATTATAGCTTTAAAAAAAGAATTACAGGATATTCATTTAGAGAATGAGATATTAAAAAAGGCGGTAAGCATTTTCTCCAAGAGCGACAAGAGAAGTATCAATTTATAA